The sequence ataataaaatatatgcattattgagagaaaatgataaataataaaagaaaacaatatgataaaaaagatatcagaaaaattttagtagtccaaatctttttttaaaattaaaaaatatgttttttttcaaattagttacatatgctaataaacaagaattgtcaaaatttacaatattattatcattgtttttgttgagttaactaattttgtttcaaattctaattactTCAACACATGTTTcacacgtgcaacgcacgtgcattatttctagtatatatatgtatatatgtatatgtatgtatgtatgtatgtatgtatggatTAAATCACAATCCTAATAATATTCGGTAATGATCTCATGTCAGCGTCCTAAACAAAGACGAATTTATCTAATTAGGTCGGATTCCTTAATTTAGGCAAAACTTTTGTTTATTATGAAACGGAATCTCGTGTCTGTTTGGTGGCAGACACATCAAATCAACAGTTCAAATGGACATTGTTTCTTTTCATATGAGACGACAGTTTATCTAATGCGCGTGCTTCATTATGCAACTGgttatttctttatcatttattaGGAACTATATATGCAATTAATCCTCTCAACGACTTGAATTAGCATATAGTTTAATTTTCATGGAGTTCCAAATTAACTATAATTCCAATGGTTAATTAAACCATAATGTCTTTGAAATCACGGCAATATTGTGTGTAATAGATATTGATTGTTCGTATTCGATCATGTATAATCAAGCAATTCATGAATTGAACAAGGATTTGATCAGAAGTTAAAATGCAGTGATCTTTGATCAAATAAGCAGTTGATAACATTAACATAACATATTCATAAGAATGGTCAAGTCGGTACAGTTGACgttaaaggtctaaaagcatcgaaatttcttttttttattaatcttcTTGTGGGTTTTATTCCGCACGTTCAAGTCATATTCAAGCTCAAAACCTGGAAAACCCAATGTGAATTATCCAATCTTTCTTGACTCTGCTTGCCTTCTTTTGTTCTCTTCATACAGCTAATTGAAGAAAAACCTGGCCCGAAACCCGGTAGATCGGTACCTGGCTCAGCGGCTTTAATCTTCCTCTGACAATAGCTTCTCGGGCCTAACGTTAGCTCAAGATCAGTACTTTGATCATCTTCAGCTTCTAAAACTCTACTATTTTCACCTGCTTCCGTAGAATTATATTCTCCTACACTATTCTCCAGCTCAACAAATTCCGGGGCCCTGGGATGCAACGTGCCATTATTAATTCTCTGTACTGTAGCAAGATCTTTCATCAGTATCTTCTGGGTTCGATACAGACGATGAAGTTCATTCACCTGGGAAAAAAAGCCAgttctaattatatttaaactcggCATTTAGATTCAAGAATTGGGGGgaggaaaaatataatttacctGATCCCGAAATGTTTCCTCATGCCTCAACATTGCCTTTCTCACGCACTCCTCATGTCGATTTAGAAGCTTCTCCATTGTAAACTAAGAATATCACACAAACGCTGCTAATTTCTCGCTAAAACATACACACACCCACATATATGGAATATCATGTTCTTATGTTCGTACTTGGGAACTCTACATTTGACGGAAGAAAAGACCAGAAATCCAGAACAAGAAATAAAGACAAGCGTAACCGTGGGGGGCGGTGTATTTATTATTCACGCCATCCTtgttaattattatacttttatATAATCGACCataaaatttcttaatttaataCGACGGTTAAAAAAACGTACTCAATAGAATAGTATATATTGATGGcgagaaaatgatttttttagttcattaaattgttatttttttgttttgttcgattaatattttaaattttagttttgtataATAACTTATAATTTTCAGAAATATTTCTTATTTACCAAGGATAAATTTACCACATGTTCAGCATTAAAAGGTTATAATATAAAGTATCACGATCGGCTGTCCGAGatagattattttttaaaacgacGCATCATGCACTGCGgccaaattgttttttttttaataaataaaatatttaaatgaattcaTTCATCTTCGAGGAGATTTAACGTTTTATATTTAAGTTTAATTACCCACGTATTACAAAAATTTCAATGTCCATGTGAGTGGTACTATGGgtttaaaatatatcaattcaATCAATACATGCATCAGGAGATGTTCGTTTACATGCTTTCAATCAATAATGTAGGCTAAATTGAATGACTTCCTAAGTCAACTTCtatgattaatatttaatacctttatattatataaacgtAGGCTTTCGACCAAGTATCACAAAATCTATAGGCATCATTTTGGTCATGCTTATTTGGTTTTATAATCTTTAAATGGGTCTGGCTTATAGTTAAAACTTTTTGAACGAATAAAATGTCATCAAAAGGTAAGAAATAAATCCAATAAATTCTAAAATCCATCAAGTATGtttttatcttaattttttttacacccTTAAATTTGTAAAGTATCTCTCTTATATTTTTAGGggattaaatataaaaaaattataatacctACGATCGGTGTATTTGAAgctagagtatgtctcttgtgagaccggtcaaccctaacgatattcacaataaaaagtaatagtcttagcataaaaagtaatactttttcatggatgacccaaataagatatccatctcacaaaatacgacccgtgagaccatctcacacaaatttttgccttgaAAACTATTAgatttatttgttgtttttcaATAAAGAGAAATATATAtgtaacttttaaattttattgggTTTTTAGCTCATTGAGCTTGATcttctatttaattatttattgcgAGTCTTTATTAAATTCAACTAGACTAGCTCACATAGATGCAAGCACACAAATTCTTCAAAGCTCAATAAATACAAGGGAACTCCCTCACATTGGGAACACTCTATTTCATTAATACCAACAAATATTCGATTTACAACTAAAAGGACTAGGCATAAACCAACATAAGCGGGACTCCATCCCAAATATAACTAATATATAAGTTAGTTATATTAAAATTCAAGAATACGTGTCATTAAACACATTTTATTACATTAAATCTATGCGATTATCTGATCTTTGAATCCATTTAACACTTTGCAAAAGAAGTAACATTTTAACAAGACATTTGCGCCACCACTAGCTAGCAGTTAACCCAAGAGTTTTAACAAGACATTACCAAAAAACATATATACTGCAGCGCCAAACCCCCCATTTTATGCATATCTAGTCTGGAATATCGAGCTATCCAGGAAcaacaaaaaaccaaaaaacaaaatttctaTCTCGATATCAAATGTTAACCACGTACCAAACACATGGGGAAAAAGTCAGAATATTTATCAACATATTAAACTTTCACTGACATGAGCAAAGTATCACATTAGCTAAAGACGACCCCTGAATTATAATTAATAGAAACAATCTTACATGTGTTGTCCCTAACCCTTTGCCTTATACTTTATGAGGTAAGAAATACGACTCCAGAAACAATCTGCCCGGTGGCATATATACAATCTAACCAACTTGATCCAAAATTTTCTGTAGCTTTAGACCAACTAAGATCACATGAATCGTGTCAATGATACTGTTAGCAGAGCCTCTAGAACCACAGTAAaaaatcaacatataaaaactaACACAGCATCCACCCATTTAATCTTCTGAAGCATGCAACGAAATCTTCTCAAGCAGTAACGGCCAGTCTTCTCCAAGACTCCGAGGATTTGATTCCATTGCAACTCGAAAGTCTGTTGTTGACAAAGTAAACAATCTGTTAGACTTCTGTACATGTGTCATTGGGCTCGTCCCATTCTTAATTTGATGCTGAACTTTGTCTGGGAGCTTGTATTCGGATCTTGAGGCAGCTAAATCGAGGCAAGGTTTGAGTAATCTCTTCATAAATGCATCAATCCCATTATTCAATAAATTGACACAATCTGTCGATATATTCAATCCCTCCATTTTCACCTTTTGTTCCAACCTCTTCCTCAAGGAACCAAAGTCCGGAAGAGCACCATTGTTATAGCAAGTGTCAATTTCAACAAAAGGTGATGATCCGTGGCACAACACTTTTCTCGTTCCTTCTGTATGAAGAGAAACTCCAAATGGAGCTCTAAGAGGGCTTTTTCTATTAACTCCAGGACTTCCAAAATCCTGGTCCACCTCTTCACCGTCTTCCACGGAAGTAACTTCGACAGGTGGCTTACTACCTAGAGATAAAAGCTCGGTAGCACTATGCTGTTCCTGGACCTTCAGCATTGAATCTTCACATGCCACATTATTGGCCTTCCCATGAGGCCCAAGTAAGCTTGGTCTATCCTTGGGCTTACGATCTCGAAGAGTGGGAGTTCTTCCCTTTCTAGGAGACTGAGGAAACACATCTCTGCAAAGAGATTGAAGAATACTTCTGCGGTACCCATTCGGAACTTTCACATTAAATGAAGTATTCTCCCCTTTCCCATGCTTAGGAGGGGGATTCTTGGCAGCATAAGCATTGCTGATAACTGCTCGAATAAGTCCATTATGGAGAGTGACATTTTCCCTCCCCAACAATCCAATACAGAGCTTATCAAACTCTGATTTATTAAGCTTGAGACTCAGATACCTACTCAAAATATTGAAATACTTTTCAGCTTTTTGTCGACCAAGTACCCTTTCGATATGAAGTTTTAGCTCAATGGTATCAATTCGAGGGCAATGCCGATCTCCTGGCATTTTAATTGGCTCCAAAACTCATATAaccataaaaatgaaataaaatcaatcaaatctaTAAGATAGGGAAAATTCAGATCAACCCATCATCTTGATTCAGAAACCCTAATTCTTCCCTGTTTCCATCAAGTGTCAACGTCAGTGAGTATGGTCAACAGTTCTTGCTGAACAACATTCGACAAAAATTCAGTAGAACGAACAAACCCGCTCGTAAATCAAACTCCAAAAAACTTTACAACACTTGAATTACTCACGAACACCCGTCAAACAGAATGATTGAACGAGCCAACTCGACTACACAATTCAGCACGACCCACTGAAAAACATCACagacaacaacaaaaaaaagtcAAACTTTAATTAATCCCAGGTTGAAATTCCAATTACCAAATTAAAACCATCTCCAGAAACCTCAATCTATGAAGAACAAAGAACCCATTAAAGCTAACTGAGCATTTCATCTAAAGAACAAAACTCACCAGATTCAATCGAAGCAGTAACTCCCGATTCTGAGGTACTAAAAAACCTCGCTCTTTATTGTTCAGAATCAAAAACTGGGAAAATATAGGGCGAAGTGGTGATCGAGCTTCGAGGGTGTAATTAGAGAGAGAAAAGAAGATTAGGGCATGTAAGCGTTGGCATTGGAAGCTTCTTTTCTCAAGTCATACCACGGTCAAAGGCACGTGTACTTATGAGAGAGAAGTAACTCACTCATactctctgttttttttaaaaaataaataaaaaagaaaagaaaatcatcgatttaaattgagattgaatgcttgaaattaaattaattttagatGACATcattaagaaattattataaaatatattttaagaaataCATTTATAAGTAAGTAATTTGGCAACCTAAATTATAATTAAGtgattttactaaaaatagatCGAACTATATAGATTTATATATGCACATGGCCTATGCATTGCATAATAGGGAAGGTTCTGTTTGGCTTTCAAATTATTATGGGTTTTGGGTAAAATTGTACTGTCCGAGGATGAAGTCAGCAGTTTCTTACCAACTTTCGAACAGGAAAAATCATGAAAGTGCGTGATGACGTGCCCCCAAACAAAGCATACCCAAATTGATGACGAAGTTGGACCTTTAGTTCTTGGTTTCGATTCTGATTTTAAAGTAAGATGGAAATAATTTCGTTTCTGATTTTTGAAAATCGTTCGACATGCCTCATAGGATAATAACCACAAAGAGAGCCCTACAACTTAATCAACATGCCTCTGACCAATACTAATACTTCCCTTTGGGCCAAGAAAAACGCCGAAGACACATACTTTCCATTAACAAATCATTCACATGCCTGTTTCCGGAACTGAAAACGATTTCAAGCAATCTAAGTCAAATCTACATCGTATTGTCTTAAAATCTAGTTTTAAGACAAGGGATGTCTCCTATTTCTTGAAGAGGTTGATCTTCTCTCTTCGAGACTCGTGGATGTAATGCTCTCCGACGTATCTGAGCTACTGTTTTCGCTTTGTCTGTCTTTGTATGCCCAGAGTCTCGAAAATATCTTTTTGACTTTCTTGGCAGCAAGTTTTTCTGCATCTGTACCGTTACTTGGCCCACTTTCGCTTCTGTTTCCTCCGATGTTTCTCAACTTTAGAGCCTTGAGTTCCTTTGTCATCTGGTCACCATCCCAATCCTCGTCTGTGTTGGTTGTTGCAGATCTAGAGCTACCGTATGACCCTCCAGGGAGCAAACTCCTACTAGAGCCTGGTAAATCAGATGTGCTGCTTCCGCCAGAAGCTGCTGCGGCTCTGGCTTGCTCAAAGAAAAGAACCTGCACAACTACTCGAAGAGGAAGCCTCTCATTTCGCACAGCATGCGTGCAAGCGTCAGCTGATAGTTTCTTGCAGTCAATTAACCtgcaaattttctttttctcacttttgctCAACCCCGGGTGTTCCTGTAACAAGATATATCGATTAGTCACCTAAATCAAACAGGACCATCTCAAgcccaaaaaaatttatagcatTTACAGTGCAATTTCTAAAACTGCCAGTTTCGACCTCCCCAAAAACTTAGTTCTCCCATCTCATCCCCCGGTCAAGTCTCACTCTCATCCGAATTCTTTGATTCGCACCAGCAGGTAAGGAGAATTGAATAAAACAGAGAGTACAAGAGGACTGTTGAAATAAACCTTCATGAATATGTCAATAGCCATGTATATTCCATCATGGGTTGGTCTTGGAAAGCTCGAAACAATTTCAAAAAGATTGACAAATCTGGACAATGACAATGACGAATCTTTTGCAGCTTCGGCCAGATAGCCATCAACAAATCTAGCCACCTTCATCTTTGATGCATCTGAGTAACATCCGGCACATGCCTCTGGGAATTCATGATCACTCGTAGAATGGCTCTGCGAGCTATGTTCTAGCATTATAAATTTTTCAACTAGCTCGTGTACTAAATTTATATCGTATAGGATCACCTCACCACTTGGAGAACAAACTAGAAAATCAGCAACAGACGCCTCCTCAAGTTGGCACGCAATTCTTTGCATCAGCTCGCATCTTCCAGTTTCACCACAATTTAGCTCTATAGACACGTGTAGTAACTTGAGCAAAAAACTGCAAGAGACGGAGTTTTTCTCCAAGGGAAGCAACCATATAATGGTATCAACCAAGTACCGGTACTTCAGGGTATCGCCTCCTTGGATAACACCCTTATTGAAACCTGGTACCCTTCTTATAATGTATGCTTTTACTGATTCTCCGATCCCCTCTGCAGATATTATTCCCTTAGCATTAATAGTAGCCACAACTTGCTTATACAAATCTATATGAAGCTCACAGAGGTCTTCCACCCACCAGTCTTTCGGCACGGTGTGCTTTTTTTTCACACCATTCCAACGTGGGCTGATTTCATTCTTGGAAAGGAATTTCTTGCGATTAAAAGCATATGAAAAGTCAACTTTCGAAGGGTGGGTTGAAGCTTTATTAGCTACCGAATCTAAGCAGTGGTTAACAATTTTCAATTCCTCAGACCATGGAAGAAGAGATTTAGTTGTCTGAAGTATGATGATCGAGTCTTTCCAGCTCCGGAAAATGCTGGAAGTAAGAAAAACATCGATCTTGTAAACAAGATTCCCTTTTTCAACGATCTCGAACATCTCTAGATACTCTGCTGCACAGCGTGCTGATACGACATTATATGCATTTAATGTTACAACCATGCCATAACAAAACTTAGCACAAATTTCGAAAGCAGCAGGTCCGCCTGGAATATCGTGGACGTCAATTTCATCATTTGTTTCATCGCTCACATTGGATACGAGCTTCTGAAGGTGAGAGCTCTTGGAAAGAAGAGGAAACTGTAAAAATACAGAAGTACAAATTCGAGATAAATACCAGAAAAGCACATGTTCATATGCATGGTGCATATTAGTATGAAGAGAGAGATTATACCTTGTGGAGATAAAACTTGACATCTCCAACACTAATGACAATATCAGTAGCCAATTCAGTAGCCACATACCTGAAAAATAAATGCTTCTTTCATATTCAGAACAAAATTCATATACTTTGCTCTTCCCGTATCATACTTTGGAATTGAAGAAATGGAGTTCAGTAGACAGAATTGATGAAAAACAACCAAAATCAAGCACAAGAAAATAATGGAATTCTTCCCCGGaaaaattaaagtaaaaataatggatTTCCTATCCACTCATAGG comes from Primulina huaijiensis isolate GDHJ02 chromosome 17, ASM1229523v2, whole genome shotgun sequence and encodes:
- the LOC140963674 gene encoding uncharacterized protein, whose protein sequence is MEKLLNRHEECVRKAMLRHEETFRDQVNELHRLYRTQKILMKDLATVQRINNGTLHPRAPEFVELENSVGEYNSTEAGENSRVLEAEDDQSTDLELTLGPRSYCQRKIKAAEPGTDLPGFGPGFSSISCMKRTKEGKQSQERLDNSHWVFQVLSLNMT
- the LOC140962343 gene encoding uncharacterized protein, with translation MMGDRHCPRIDTIELKLHIERVLGRQKAEKYFNILSRYLSLKLNKSEFDKLCIGLLGRENVTLHNGLIRAVISNAYAAKNPPPKHGKGENTSFNVKVPNGYRRSILQSLCRDVFPQSPRKGRTPTLRDRKPKDRPSLLGPHGKANNVACEDSMLKVQEQHSATELLSLGSKPPVEVTSVEDGEEVDQDFGSPGVNRKSPLRAPFGVSLHTEGTRKVLCHGSSPFVEIDTCYNNGALPDFGSLRKRLEQKVKMEGLNISTDCVNLLNNGIDAFMKRLLKPCLDLAASRSEYKLPDKVQHQIKNGTSPMTHVQKSNRLFTLSTTDFRVAMESNPRSLGEDWPLLLEKISLHASED
- the LOC140962243 gene encoding phototropic-responsive NPH3 family protein NPY4-like, which encodes MKFMKLGSKPDQFQTDGDNIRYVATELATDIVISVGDVKFYLHKFPLLSKSSHLQKLVSNVSDETNDEIDVHDIPGGPAAFEICAKFCYGMVVTLNAYNVVSARCAAEYLEMFEIVEKGNLVYKIDVFLTSSIFRSWKDSIIILQTTKSLLPWSEELKIVNHCLDSVANKASTHPSKVDFSYAFNRKKFLSKNEISPRWNGVKKKHTVPKDWWVEDLCELHIDLYKQVVATINAKGIISAEGIGESVKAYIIRRVPGFNKGVIQGGDTLKYRYLVDTIIWLLPLEKNSVSCSFLLKLLHVSIELNCGETGRCELMQRIACQLEEASVADFLVCSPSGEVILYDINLVHELVEKFIMLEHSSQSHSTSDHEFPEACAGCYSDASKMKVARFVDGYLAEAAKDSSLSLSRFVNLFEIVSSFPRPTHDGIYMAIDIFMKEHPGLSKSEKKKICRLIDCKKLSADACTHAVRNERLPLRVVVQVLFFEQARAAAASGGSSTSDLPGSSRSLLPGGSYGSSRSATTNTDEDWDGDQMTKELKALKLRNIGGNRSESGPSNGTDAEKLAAKKVKKIFSRLWAYKDRQSENSSSDTSESITSTSLEERRSTSSRNRRHPLS